Proteins encoded within one genomic window of Triticum aestivum cultivar Chinese Spring chromosome 2D, IWGSC CS RefSeq v2.1, whole genome shotgun sequence:
- the LOC123055051 gene encoding G-type lectin S-receptor-like serine/threonine-protein kinase B120 isoform X6 — MDMSCFPIFILLFLFPFSKSDDQLTQGKPLSPGDILISKDGVFALGFFSPANSNKSLYVGIWFYNIPESSRAIVWVANRDNPATTASPAALAISVKSDLVLSDSGGHTLWMTKNNVTADEDARASAVLLDTGNLVLRSPNGTVIWQSFDHPTDTILPGMRFLLSYKGRVMGRLVAWKGPDDPSVGDFSFGLDPDLGMQIVTWHGAKLYCRISVWNGASVSGGTYPGNSSSVVYQTIVNTGDRFYLMYSISDDSPYARIMLDYTGTMSLLTWNSYSSSWIATSERPSGGYGVYGSCGPFGYSDFTGATPTCQCLDGFEPDPMNSSRVCRRVEALKCGSKNHFLRLSGMKVPDRFLHIRNRSFDQCAAECSRNCSCTAYAYANLSSAGTLGDQTRCLVWTGELVDTWKTNNYGENLYIRLGDSPAGVRRKKEIKKKLMLRYLSASSELGGKNSDFPFVSFEDIVAATDNFSDSNMLGMGGFGKVYKGILEDDKEVAIKRLGSGSGQGIEEFRNEVTLIAKLQHRNLVRLLSCCIHDDEKLLIYEYMPNKSLDSFLFDNTRKDVLDWLTRFKIIKGVARGLLYLHQDSRLTIIHRDLKASNILLDNEMNPKISDFGMARIFGGNQQQGNTIRVVGTYGYMSPEYVMGGAFSVKSDIYSFGVLLLEIVSGLKISSPQLIMNFPNLTTYAWRLWEGGNAMELVDSTIAGSCPIHEVLRCIHVGLLCVQHHSDARPLMSSVVFMLENEIALLPEPEQPAYFAARKQENGHTRENMDNSQNTMSITTLIGR; from the exons ATGGATATGTCCTGCTTCCCCATTTTCATCCTCCTGTTCTTGTTTCCTTTCAGCAAATCTGATGATCAACTGACACAAGGGAAGCCACTCTCCCCCGGTGACATCCTCATCTCCAAGGACGGCGTCTTCGCTCTCGGCTTCTTCTCCCCCGCCAACTCCAACAAGAGCCTATATGTTGGAATTTGGTTCTACAACATCCCGGAGAGCAGCCGCGCCATCGTATGGGTCGCCAACCGCGACAACCCGGCCACCACCGCTTCACCCGCGGCACTCGCCATCAGCGTCAAGTCCGACCTCGTGCTGTCGGATTCCGGAGGCCACACACTTTGGATGACAAAGAACAACGTCACGGCGGATGAAGACGCGAGAGCCTCTGCGGTGCTGCTCGACACGGGGAACTTGGTCCTCCGGTCGCCGAACGGTACAGTCATATGGCAGAGCTTCGATCACCCGACCGACACCATCCTCCCGGGCATGAGGTTTCTGCTGAGCTACAAGGGTCGTGTGATGGGGCGCCTTGTCGCTTGGAAGGGCCCGGATGACCCATCCGTAGGAGACTTCTCGTTCGGTCTGGACCCAGACTTGGGCATGCAGATTGTCACTTGGCATGGTGCCAAGCTGTACTGCCGCATCAGTGTGTGGAACGGCGCATCGGTGTCCGGCGGCACATACCCAGGCAACAGCAGCTCCGTCGTGTACCAGACCATCGTCAACACAGGGGACAGGTTCTATCTAATGTACTCAATCTCCGACGATTCACCGTACGCACGCATCATGCTCGACTACACCGGCACCATGAGCCTCCTCACCTGGAACAGCtactcctcatcatggatagccaCATCCGAGCGCCCCTCCGGCGGTTATGGCGTCTATGGCTCTTGTGGCCCGTTTGGCTACTCTGACTTCACGGGGGCCACCCCCACATGCCAGTGCTTGGATGGGTTTGAGCCTGATCCAATGAATTCCTCGAGAGTGTGCCGGAGAGTGGAAGCACTGAAATGTGGCAGCAAAAATCATTTTCTGCGCTTGTCCGGAATGAAGGTGCCCGACAGGTTCTTGCACATCCGAAACAGAAGCTTTGACCAGTGTGCGGCGGAGTGCAGCCGCAACTGCTCATGCACAGCGTATGCTTACGCCAACCTCAGCAGTGCAGGCACTCTGGGGGATCAGACAAGGTGCTTGGTTTGGACAGGGGAGCTTGTCGACACGTGGAAGACCAACAACTATGGCGAGAACCTGTACATCCGCCTTGGGGACTCTCCTGCTG GGGTACGGCGAAAGAAGGAAATTAAGAAGAAGCTGATGCTACGATACTTGAGTGCTTCTAGTGAGCTTGGAGGCAAAAATTCAGATTTTCCGTTTGTTAGTTTCGAAGATATTGTGGCCGCAACGGATAATTTCTCCGACTCCAATATGCTTGGAATGGGAGGTTTCGGCAAAGTTTACAAG GGAATACTGGAAGATGACAAGGAAGTTGCTATCAAAAGGCTTGGCAGTGGTTCTGGGCAAGGTATAGAGGAATTCAGAAATGAAGTGACTCTAATTGCCAAATTGCAGCACAGAAACCTAGTTAGACTTCTTAGTTGCTGCATTCATGATGATGAGAAGTTATTGATCTATGAATACATGCCTAACAAAAGCCTGGATTCCTTCCTTTTTG ATAATACAAGAAAAGATGTCCTTGATTGGCTGACACGGTTCAAAATAATTAAAGGGGTGGCAAGAGGCCTTCTTTATCTCCACCAAGATTCAAGATTAACAATAATTCATAGAGATCTTAAAGCAAGCAACATTTTGTTGGACAATGAAATGAATCCTAAAATATCAGACTTTGGTATGGCAAGGATATTTGGTGGAAACCAGCAGCAAGGAAACACTATTAGAGTTGTTGGAACATA CGGTTACATGTCTCCAGAATATGTGATGGGTGGCGCCTTTTCTGTTAAGTCGGACATCTACAGCTTTGGTGTTCTTCTCTTGGAGATTGTAAGTGGCTTGAAGATCAGCTCACCTCAGCTCATAATGAACTTCCCAAACCTTACAACTTAT GCGTGGAGATTATGGGAAGGTGGAAATGCAATGGAACTGGTGGACTCAACAATTGCTGGTAGCTGTCCAATTCATGAAGTTCTACGGTGCATTCACGTGGGACTCTTGTGTGTTCAACACCATTCAGATGCTAGGCCACTCATGTCATCAGTTGTGTTTATGTTGGAGAATGAAATCGCTTTGCTTCCAGAGCCGGAGCAACCTGCATATTTTGCAGCAAGAAAGCAGGAAAATGGACATACCAGGGAAAACATGGATAATTCACAAAATACCATGAGTATCACAACACTAATAGGGCGTTAG
- the LOC123055051 gene encoding G-type lectin S-receptor-like serine/threonine-protein kinase B120 isoform X7, with protein sequence MTKNNVTADEDARASAVLLDTGNLVLRSPNGTVIWQSFDHPTDTILPGMRFLLSYKGRVMGRLVAWKGPDDPSVGDFSFGLDPDLGMQIVTWHGAKLYCRISVWNGASVSGGTYPGNSSSVVYQTIVNTGDRFYLMYSISDDSPYARIMLDYTGTMSLLTWNSYSSSWIATSERPSGGYGVYGSCGPFGYSDFTGATPTCQCLDGFEPDPMNSSRVCRRVEALKCGSKNHFLRLSGMKVPDRFLHIRNRSFDQCAAECSRNCSCTAYAYANLSSAGTLGDQTRCLVWTGELVDTWKTNNYGENLYIRLGDSPAAVHKNSNLVKILPPVVACLLLLTCIALVWKSGVRRKKEIKKKLMLRYLSASSELGGKNSDFPFVSFEDIVAATDNFSDSNMLGMGGFGKVYKGILEDDKEVAIKRLGSGSGQGIEEFRNEVTLIAKLQHRNLVRLLSCCIHDDEKLLIYEYMPNKSLDSFLFDNTRKDVLDWLTRFKIIKGVARGLLYLHQDSRLTIIHRDLKASNILLDNEMNPKISDFGMARIFGGNQQQGNTIRVVGTYGYMSPEYVMGGAFSVKSDIYSFGVLLLEIVSGLKISSPQLIMNFPNLTTYAWRLWEGGNAMELVDSTIAGSCPIHEVLRCIHVGLLCVQHHSDARPLMSSVVFMLENEIALLPEPEQPAYFAARKQENGHTRENMDNSQNTMSITTLIGR encoded by the exons ATGACAAAGAACAACGTCACGGCGGATGAAGACGCGAGAGCCTCTGCGGTGCTGCTCGACACGGGGAACTTGGTCCTCCGGTCGCCGAACGGTACAGTCATATGGCAGAGCTTCGATCACCCGACCGACACCATCCTCCCGGGCATGAGGTTTCTGCTGAGCTACAAGGGTCGTGTGATGGGGCGCCTTGTCGCTTGGAAGGGCCCGGATGACCCATCCGTAGGAGACTTCTCGTTCGGTCTGGACCCAGACTTGGGCATGCAGATTGTCACTTGGCATGGTGCCAAGCTGTACTGCCGCATCAGTGTGTGGAACGGCGCATCGGTGTCCGGCGGCACATACCCAGGCAACAGCAGCTCCGTCGTGTACCAGACCATCGTCAACACAGGGGACAGGTTCTATCTAATGTACTCAATCTCCGACGATTCACCGTACGCACGCATCATGCTCGACTACACCGGCACCATGAGCCTCCTCACCTGGAACAGCtactcctcatcatggatagccaCATCCGAGCGCCCCTCCGGCGGTTATGGCGTCTATGGCTCTTGTGGCCCGTTTGGCTACTCTGACTTCACGGGGGCCACCCCCACATGCCAGTGCTTGGATGGGTTTGAGCCTGATCCAATGAATTCCTCGAGAGTGTGCCGGAGAGTGGAAGCACTGAAATGTGGCAGCAAAAATCATTTTCTGCGCTTGTCCGGAATGAAGGTGCCCGACAGGTTCTTGCACATCCGAAACAGAAGCTTTGACCAGTGTGCGGCGGAGTGCAGCCGCAACTGCTCATGCACAGCGTATGCTTACGCCAACCTCAGCAGTGCAGGCACTCTGGGGGATCAGACAAGGTGCTTGGTTTGGACAGGGGAGCTTGTCGACACGTGGAAGACCAACAACTATGGCGAGAACCTGTACATCCGCCTTGGGGACTCTCCTGCTG CAGTTCACAAGAATAGCAATTTAGTGAAGATTCTGCCCCCGGTTGTAGCATGCCTGCTGCTACTCACGTGCATAGCCCTTGTCTGGAAAT CAGGGGTACGGCGAAAGAAGGAAATTAAGAAGAAGCTGATGCTACGATACTTGAGTGCTTCTAGTGAGCTTGGAGGCAAAAATTCAGATTTTCCGTTTGTTAGTTTCGAAGATATTGTGGCCGCAACGGATAATTTCTCCGACTCCAATATGCTTGGAATGGGAGGTTTCGGCAAAGTTTACAAG GGAATACTGGAAGATGACAAGGAAGTTGCTATCAAAAGGCTTGGCAGTGGTTCTGGGCAAGGTATAGAGGAATTCAGAAATGAAGTGACTCTAATTGCCAAATTGCAGCACAGAAACCTAGTTAGACTTCTTAGTTGCTGCATTCATGATGATGAGAAGTTATTGATCTATGAATACATGCCTAACAAAAGCCTGGATTCCTTCCTTTTTG ATAATACAAGAAAAGATGTCCTTGATTGGCTGACACGGTTCAAAATAATTAAAGGGGTGGCAAGAGGCCTTCTTTATCTCCACCAAGATTCAAGATTAACAATAATTCATAGAGATCTTAAAGCAAGCAACATTTTGTTGGACAATGAAATGAATCCTAAAATATCAGACTTTGGTATGGCAAGGATATTTGGTGGAAACCAGCAGCAAGGAAACACTATTAGAGTTGTTGGAACATA CGGTTACATGTCTCCAGAATATGTGATGGGTGGCGCCTTTTCTGTTAAGTCGGACATCTACAGCTTTGGTGTTCTTCTCTTGGAGATTGTAAGTGGCTTGAAGATCAGCTCACCTCAGCTCATAATGAACTTCCCAAACCTTACAACTTAT GCGTGGAGATTATGGGAAGGTGGAAATGCAATGGAACTGGTGGACTCAACAATTGCTGGTAGCTGTCCAATTCATGAAGTTCTACGGTGCATTCACGTGGGACTCTTGTGTGTTCAACACCATTCAGATGCTAGGCCACTCATGTCATCAGTTGTGTTTATGTTGGAGAATGAAATCGCTTTGCTTCCAGAGCCGGAGCAACCTGCATATTTTGCAGCAAGAAAGCAGGAAAATGGACATACCAGGGAAAACATGGATAATTCACAAAATACCATGAGTATCACAACACTAATAGGGCGTTAG
- the LOC123055051 gene encoding G-type lectin S-receptor-like serine/threonine-protein kinase B120 isoform X5 translates to MDMSCFPIFILLFLFPFSKSDDQLTQGKPLSPGDILISKDGVFALGFFSPANSNKSLYVGIWFYNIPESSRAIVWVANRDNPATTASPAALAISVKSDLVLSDSGGHTLWMTKNNVTADEDARASAVLLDTGNLVLRSPNGTVIWQSFDHPTDTILPGMRFLLSYKGRVMGRLVAWKGPDDPSVGDFSFGLDPDLGMQIVTWHGAKLYCRISVWNGASVSGGTYPGNSSSVVYQTIVNTGDRFYLMYSISDDSPYARIMLDYTGTMSLLTWNSYSSSWIATSERPSGGYGVYGSCGPFGYSDFTGATPTCQCLDGFEPDPMNSSRVCRRVEALKCGSKNHFLRLSGMKVPDRFLHIRNRSFDQCAAECSRNCSCTAYAYANLSSAGTLGDQTRCLVWTGELVDTWKTNNYGENLYIRLGDSPAAVHKNSNLVKILPPVVACLLLLTCIALVWKSGVRRKKEIKKKLMLRYLSASSELGGKNSDFPFVSFEDIVAATDNFSDSNMLGMGGFGKVYKGILEDDKEVAIKRLGSGSGQGIEEFRNEVTLIAKLQHRNLVRLLSCCIHDDEKLLIYEYMPNKSLDSFLFDNTRKDVLDWLTRFKIIKGVARGLLYLHQDSRLTIIHRDLKASNILLDNEMNPKISDFGMARIFGGNQQQGNTIRVVGTYGYMSPEYVMGGAFSVKSDIYSFGVLLLEIAWRLWEGGNAMELVDSTIAGSCPIHEVLRCIHVGLLCVQHHSDARPLMSSVVFMLENEIALLPEPEQPAYFAARKQENGHTRENMDNSQNTMSITTLIGR, encoded by the exons ATGGATATGTCCTGCTTCCCCATTTTCATCCTCCTGTTCTTGTTTCCTTTCAGCAAATCTGATGATCAACTGACACAAGGGAAGCCACTCTCCCCCGGTGACATCCTCATCTCCAAGGACGGCGTCTTCGCTCTCGGCTTCTTCTCCCCCGCCAACTCCAACAAGAGCCTATATGTTGGAATTTGGTTCTACAACATCCCGGAGAGCAGCCGCGCCATCGTATGGGTCGCCAACCGCGACAACCCGGCCACCACCGCTTCACCCGCGGCACTCGCCATCAGCGTCAAGTCCGACCTCGTGCTGTCGGATTCCGGAGGCCACACACTTTGGATGACAAAGAACAACGTCACGGCGGATGAAGACGCGAGAGCCTCTGCGGTGCTGCTCGACACGGGGAACTTGGTCCTCCGGTCGCCGAACGGTACAGTCATATGGCAGAGCTTCGATCACCCGACCGACACCATCCTCCCGGGCATGAGGTTTCTGCTGAGCTACAAGGGTCGTGTGATGGGGCGCCTTGTCGCTTGGAAGGGCCCGGATGACCCATCCGTAGGAGACTTCTCGTTCGGTCTGGACCCAGACTTGGGCATGCAGATTGTCACTTGGCATGGTGCCAAGCTGTACTGCCGCATCAGTGTGTGGAACGGCGCATCGGTGTCCGGCGGCACATACCCAGGCAACAGCAGCTCCGTCGTGTACCAGACCATCGTCAACACAGGGGACAGGTTCTATCTAATGTACTCAATCTCCGACGATTCACCGTACGCACGCATCATGCTCGACTACACCGGCACCATGAGCCTCCTCACCTGGAACAGCtactcctcatcatggatagccaCATCCGAGCGCCCCTCCGGCGGTTATGGCGTCTATGGCTCTTGTGGCCCGTTTGGCTACTCTGACTTCACGGGGGCCACCCCCACATGCCAGTGCTTGGATGGGTTTGAGCCTGATCCAATGAATTCCTCGAGAGTGTGCCGGAGAGTGGAAGCACTGAAATGTGGCAGCAAAAATCATTTTCTGCGCTTGTCCGGAATGAAGGTGCCCGACAGGTTCTTGCACATCCGAAACAGAAGCTTTGACCAGTGTGCGGCGGAGTGCAGCCGCAACTGCTCATGCACAGCGTATGCTTACGCCAACCTCAGCAGTGCAGGCACTCTGGGGGATCAGACAAGGTGCTTGGTTTGGACAGGGGAGCTTGTCGACACGTGGAAGACCAACAACTATGGCGAGAACCTGTACATCCGCCTTGGGGACTCTCCTGCTG CAGTTCACAAGAATAGCAATTTAGTGAAGATTCTGCCCCCGGTTGTAGCATGCCTGCTGCTACTCACGTGCATAGCCCTTGTCTGGAAAT CAGGGGTACGGCGAAAGAAGGAAATTAAGAAGAAGCTGATGCTACGATACTTGAGTGCTTCTAGTGAGCTTGGAGGCAAAAATTCAGATTTTCCGTTTGTTAGTTTCGAAGATATTGTGGCCGCAACGGATAATTTCTCCGACTCCAATATGCTTGGAATGGGAGGTTTCGGCAAAGTTTACAAG GGAATACTGGAAGATGACAAGGAAGTTGCTATCAAAAGGCTTGGCAGTGGTTCTGGGCAAGGTATAGAGGAATTCAGAAATGAAGTGACTCTAATTGCCAAATTGCAGCACAGAAACCTAGTTAGACTTCTTAGTTGCTGCATTCATGATGATGAGAAGTTATTGATCTATGAATACATGCCTAACAAAAGCCTGGATTCCTTCCTTTTTG ATAATACAAGAAAAGATGTCCTTGATTGGCTGACACGGTTCAAAATAATTAAAGGGGTGGCAAGAGGCCTTCTTTATCTCCACCAAGATTCAAGATTAACAATAATTCATAGAGATCTTAAAGCAAGCAACATTTTGTTGGACAATGAAATGAATCCTAAAATATCAGACTTTGGTATGGCAAGGATATTTGGTGGAAACCAGCAGCAAGGAAACACTATTAGAGTTGTTGGAACATA CGGTTACATGTCTCCAGAATATGTGATGGGTGGCGCCTTTTCTGTTAAGTCGGACATCTACAGCTTTGGTGTTCTTCTCTTGGAGATT GCGTGGAGATTATGGGAAGGTGGAAATGCAATGGAACTGGTGGACTCAACAATTGCTGGTAGCTGTCCAATTCATGAAGTTCTACGGTGCATTCACGTGGGACTCTTGTGTGTTCAACACCATTCAGATGCTAGGCCACTCATGTCATCAGTTGTGTTTATGTTGGAGAATGAAATCGCTTTGCTTCCAGAGCCGGAGCAACCTGCATATTTTGCAGCAAGAAAGCAGGAAAATGGACATACCAGGGAAAACATGGATAATTCACAAAATACCATGAGTATCACAACACTAATAGGGCGTTAG